A single genomic interval of Aureliella helgolandensis harbors:
- a CDS encoding SDR family oxidoreductase, whose protein sequence is MNEKRTAIVTGGSGGIGNGICRRLAADGFNVAVHYGTDKDSAVRVCAEIQASGGRAIIASANVAEEADVASLFAKVVSRFGGVDIVVANAGTSGFGPIADVELADFEKLIAVNVRGAFLTLREAARTVRDNGRIIFTSSQLAERPRQGTGIYSATKAAVDAMLSSLSNEVGKRNITVNSVRPGATSPGMFDDSDEAKKQEFVDLSAFGRLGTPEDIASVVSFLAGSDGKWITGQHIRADGGMSN, encoded by the coding sequence ATGAATGAAAAAAGGACGGCGATCGTGACCGGCGGTTCGGGCGGAATTGGCAATGGAATCTGCCGCAGACTTGCGGCGGACGGCTTCAATGTGGCAGTTCACTATGGCACTGATAAAGACTCTGCCGTCAGGGTGTGCGCCGAAATCCAAGCGTCGGGAGGAAGGGCAATAATCGCGAGTGCGAATGTTGCTGAAGAAGCTGACGTCGCCAGCTTGTTTGCCAAAGTTGTCTCGCGTTTCGGCGGAGTCGACATCGTAGTCGCGAATGCGGGCACATCCGGTTTTGGGCCGATTGCTGATGTCGAATTGGCAGACTTTGAAAAACTGATCGCTGTCAACGTTCGAGGAGCATTTCTGACTCTTCGTGAGGCCGCACGAACGGTCCGAGACAACGGCCGAATCATATTCACCTCATCACAACTTGCCGAGCGACCTCGCCAAGGCACTGGAATCTACTCAGCCACTAAAGCCGCCGTCGATGCTATGCTGAGCTCATTGTCAAACGAAGTGGGTAAGCGAAATATCACGGTCAATAGCGTCCGGCCAGGCGCGACCAGCCCTGGAATGTTTGACGACAGCGACGAGGCAAAAAAGCAAGAGTTCGTCGACTTATCCGCATTCGGTCGCTTGGGCACGCCGGAGGACATTGCATCCGTTGTCTCTTTTTTGGCGGGCAGCGATGGAAAGTGGATTACTGGACAACACATCCGCGCCGACGGCGGAATGTCAAACTAA
- a CDS encoding glycosyltransferase family protein — MDADYSDHPEILPELVMPLHRGEADFVLGSRLLGKREPGAMPLQSVLGNKLARYLMRTIWGEQYTDLGPLRAIRLDKVNRLQMKDTSFGWTVEMQIKATQQKMRTLEIPVPYRCRIGKSKISGAI; from the coding sequence TTGGATGCTGACTACAGTGATCATCCTGAAATACTACCCGAACTGGTAATGCCTCTTCACCGTGGGGAAGCTGATTTCGTACTTGGTTCGCGATTGCTCGGTAAACGCGAGCCTGGCGCGATGCCGTTGCAGAGTGTGCTAGGCAATAAGCTCGCTCGTTACCTCATGCGAACTATTTGGGGCGAGCAATATACCGATCTCGGGCCCCTTCGTGCGATTCGGTTGGATAAAGTCAATCGACTGCAGATGAAAGACACCAGCTTTGGCTGGACCGTCGAGATGCAGATCAAGGCGACGCAACAGAAGATGCGGACGCTTGAGATTCCGGTGCCCTATCGCTGTCGCATTGGTAAGAGCAAAATTAGTGGTGCGATTTAA
- a CDS encoding serine/threonine protein kinase: MNDDLILENSMPFDSQPIVVSPQRHALDQAILDLPPPGLLANFRWQFNESSRKLLHLRLLIALTSMLCVLLTLKIVGMVFAGTTFNEFLLRMSTAVVLVGVGAVLYQTPQASIRKLRVLESVGAFAVVVDVVWVLVAETRGAIATGGLESLPATFITISFAVSIFIAIYGMFIPSDWRRTAIITCSFALIPAITVIVLRLFNPSLQHLEGFPGFTAPVLTMVMAIAATQATRVVNQMRLEVETAKLYGQYQLLEKIGQGGRGTVYKAKHRLLKRPAAIKLIRSEIASESTAIASFEHEVQLYAQLTHWNSVQIYDYGQTDNGDFYYVMEYLEGETLLERIRRLGKLTNEETVNFIGQVCDGLQEAHLKGMVHRDIKPENIFLANNMGQPNVVKILDFGLAALKSETDRLHMVSGSPSYMSPEQINAKTLDERSDIYALGCVIYECLSGQCLFIGDSINDLFAQHLHQEPSLEGLPESARAFRDIIFECIEKDPRSRFMNVATLKQMLRSCV, from the coding sequence ATGAACGACGACCTAATTTTAGAAAACTCGATGCCGTTTGACTCTCAACCAATCGTAGTTTCGCCCCAGCGACACGCCTTGGACCAGGCGATTCTGGATTTGCCGCCTCCAGGTCTTTTGGCGAACTTCAGGTGGCAGTTCAACGAATCGTCGCGCAAGTTGCTTCACCTGCGTCTGCTCATAGCGCTGACGTCAATGCTTTGCGTACTTTTGACGCTCAAGATTGTTGGCATGGTTTTTGCCGGCACAACATTTAACGAATTTCTCCTGCGGATGTCTACAGCCGTCGTGCTGGTTGGCGTAGGAGCAGTTCTCTATCAAACTCCCCAAGCCTCAATACGAAAATTACGAGTTCTAGAGTCCGTTGGCGCATTTGCCGTTGTCGTCGATGTTGTTTGGGTTCTGGTTGCTGAGACCCGAGGAGCAATCGCTACAGGGGGATTGGAATCGTTGCCAGCTACCTTCATAACGATCAGTTTTGCGGTCTCAATTTTCATCGCAATTTATGGCATGTTCATTCCAAGCGACTGGCGTCGAACTGCGATCATCACCTGCTCTTTTGCATTGATTCCCGCGATCACGGTGATTGTTCTACGACTGTTCAATCCGTCCTTACAACACCTTGAGGGGTTCCCTGGTTTCACAGCTCCGGTACTAACGATGGTGATGGCGATCGCCGCAACTCAAGCCACTCGCGTCGTGAATCAAATGCGTCTGGAAGTCGAAACGGCCAAGCTGTATGGGCAGTACCAATTGCTGGAAAAGATCGGCCAAGGAGGGAGGGGGACAGTTTACAAGGCCAAACATCGATTGCTGAAACGACCTGCGGCCATCAAACTGATTCGAAGCGAAATCGCTAGTGAATCAACGGCAATTGCTTCGTTTGAACATGAAGTCCAACTCTATGCTCAGTTAACTCACTGGAATTCCGTCCAAATCTATGACTATGGGCAAACTGACAATGGTGATTTCTACTATGTGATGGAATATCTCGAAGGCGAAACCTTACTCGAACGGATCCGTCGTCTTGGGAAACTGACGAACGAAGAAACCGTGAACTTCATTGGCCAGGTTTGTGATGGCTTGCAGGAAGCTCACTTGAAGGGCATGGTCCATCGCGATATCAAGCCTGAAAACATATTCCTGGCCAACAACATGGGGCAGCCAAACGTCGTAAAGATACTGGATTTTGGCTTGGCGGCGCTGAAGAGCGAAACCGACCGACTTCATATGGTTAGCGGCAGCCCCTCCTATATGTCCCCCGAACAAATCAATGCGAAAACACTCGACGAACGCAGCGACATCTACGCTCTTGGCTGTGTTATCTACGAGTGCCTATCAGGCCAATGTCTTTTCATTGGCGATTCGATCAACGATTTATTTGCTCAGCATCTACATCAGGAACCATCACTCGAAGGCCTGCCTGAATCCGCAAGAGCCTTTCGCGACATTATTTTCGAGTGTATTGAGAAGGACCCCAGAAGCCGTTTCATGAACGTGGCAACGTTGAAACAGATGCTACGAAGTTGCGTGTGA
- a CDS encoding MauE/DoxX family redox-associated membrane protein, protein MSDLQQPEQPLNERARTRLAWSLLLIRVGIFSVFVMWTIDKFINPEHAAAVFKKFYGISELSELLAYVVGGVQMVILLVFLVGAFRTWSYGIILGLHAISTFSSWSAYIDPWTYPHLLFFAAIPMLSACITLWLLREFDTYTVDGCRRPRVQPNASQQVA, encoded by the coding sequence ATGTCAGATCTTCAACAACCAGAACAACCCCTGAATGAACGTGCTCGAACTCGGCTGGCATGGAGTCTGCTATTGATTCGAGTGGGGATCTTCAGCGTCTTTGTGATGTGGACGATCGACAAGTTCATTAACCCTGAACACGCGGCGGCGGTTTTCAAAAAGTTTTACGGAATTTCTGAGCTGAGTGAGCTACTCGCCTATGTCGTTGGCGGCGTGCAAATGGTCATTCTGCTCGTATTTCTGGTGGGAGCATTTCGGACATGGTCGTACGGAATTATCCTCGGTCTGCACGCGATTTCCACTTTCAGTTCATGGAGTGCTTACATCGACCCGTGGACCTACCCACACTTGTTGTTCTTCGCCGCAATTCCAATGCTGTCCGCATGTATTACACTCTGGTTGTTACGAGAATTCGACACTTATACCGTTGATGGATGCCGAAGACCGCGTGTGCAGCCTAACGCGTCGCAACAGGTGGCGTAA
- a CDS encoding YHYH protein, with protein MKKKSLVATCTIAVVSGISLFAIAQLPPPPRMHSVTQRGVLELLPATSTPEIKNEVTIEVIGDDRVIRSNGIPNHKTGTFPNRGNPNRISAQKHEYRVPARPEVADRITPMHGEFGVAVNGVPFDPGAAEFFAGEPGWQYEPLSGAIALGIDVSHAHVQPTGKYHYHGLPTGLIDSIRVESGKHSPLVGWAADGFPIYAVYGYSKPDDASSRVQKLTSSYQLKEGNRPGGDAPGGKYDGTFVRDYEFVAGSGDLDECNGRQCFTPEFPEGTYAYFMTEQWPVVPRNYRGTPSNDFRHGPRPGGTGGQMAAGPQGQGGPGGWARPSGRGGPGLGPGGPPRPGEVLPWFVQESLNLSESQTEQLAALQTLVDERLQSILTKDQLRQLQRGELPGIRGNRAGGRPQ; from the coding sequence ATGAAGAAGAAATCGCTTGTGGCGACCTGCACTATCGCAGTGGTGTCAGGCATTTCGCTTTTCGCGATCGCACAACTGCCACCCCCGCCTCGGATGCATAGCGTCACACAGAGGGGTGTGTTGGAGCTCCTGCCGGCAACGTCCACGCCAGAGATTAAAAATGAAGTCACCATCGAAGTCATCGGAGACGATCGGGTGATTCGATCCAATGGGATCCCCAATCACAAAACGGGCACTTTCCCGAATCGCGGCAATCCCAATCGAATCTCTGCACAGAAACACGAGTACCGCGTACCGGCGAGGCCGGAGGTTGCGGATAGGATCACGCCGATGCACGGTGAGTTTGGCGTGGCGGTCAACGGAGTGCCGTTTGATCCAGGGGCTGCTGAGTTCTTTGCCGGCGAACCTGGCTGGCAGTACGAACCATTGTCCGGCGCGATTGCACTTGGCATCGACGTCTCGCACGCTCATGTTCAACCCACTGGCAAGTATCACTACCACGGGTTGCCGACAGGGTTGATCGACAGCATCCGAGTGGAATCGGGCAAGCATTCGCCATTGGTTGGTTGGGCTGCCGACGGATTTCCGATATACGCGGTTTATGGTTACAGCAAACCCGATGATGCGTCTTCGCGCGTACAGAAACTCACCTCAAGCTATCAACTCAAAGAGGGGAATCGTCCCGGCGGCGACGCGCCAGGCGGCAAGTACGACGGCACGTTCGTTCGCGATTATGAATTCGTTGCCGGCAGCGGTGACTTGGACGAATGTAATGGACGTCAATGTTTTACACCGGAGTTTCCCGAGGGCACTTACGCATACTTTATGACAGAACAATGGCCGGTCGTGCCGCGTAACTATCGCGGAACCCCGTCGAATGATTTTCGGCACGGCCCCAGACCAGGTGGCACCGGTGGTCAGATGGCGGCCGGACCACAAGGTCAAGGCGGTCCTGGTGGATGGGCCAGACCTAGCGGAAGGGGCGGACCTGGCTTGGGCCCTGGCGGACCACCAAGGCCAGGCGAAGTGCTACCTTGGTTTGTTCAGGAGTCCTTAAACTTGAGCGAGAGCCAAACCGAGCAACTGGCTGCCCTGCAAACGTTGGTTGATGAACGACTGCAAAGCATCCTGACGAAAGATCAGCTACGACAGTTGCAGCGCGGCGAACTTCCCGGAATAAGAGGCAATCGTGCTGGCGGACGTCCTCAATAA
- a CDS encoding flotillin-like FloA family protein, with protein MNPIILLFIAVAALMLVVLIAFFMFFFRPWLQCFLSGAPIRAFDVVGMRLRRSPAQLICEQRIRASYVDTQLTVAELEKAHLQGVDIVRAVDALCLAKQTGVDVRWEDLVATDLAVR; from the coding sequence ATGAACCCAATCATCCTCCTGTTCATCGCAGTAGCTGCCTTGATGCTGGTAGTCTTAATAGCATTTTTCATGTTTTTTTTCAGACCTTGGCTGCAGTGCTTTCTGAGCGGCGCGCCAATTAGAGCGTTTGATGTTGTGGGGATGCGGCTGCGCCGGTCACCAGCGCAATTGATATGCGAACAGCGAATCCGCGCGAGCTACGTCGACACGCAGCTAACGGTGGCCGAATTGGAGAAGGCGCATCTGCAAGGAGTCGACATTGTCAGAGCGGTCGACGCACTCTGTCTCGCGAAGCAAACTGGTGTCGATGTCCGCTGGGAAGATTTGGTCGCGACCGATTTGGCGGTTCGATAA
- a CDS encoding peroxiredoxin-like family protein translates to MNRTIHLVLLFLFASNSLITSAMSQESETAKTLSQLLADKSAQNAKLGSADRVAAFQKGIDLVRATGIEKSAKQVGDTAVDNQLKDWKGNTITLSELWKEGPVVLMWYRGGWCPYCSIQLRKMQQNLDKIENTGARLVVLTPELPERAKETAEANDLSIVALHDANLELAKKYGIVFELPAPIAPMYRASGRLKEFNGNDQLELPLSATYVVDQSGKIVYAFLDADYKIRAEPSNVITAVQAITTR, encoded by the coding sequence GTGAATCGCACCATCCACCTCGTCCTACTGTTCCTTTTCGCTTCGAACTCTCTCATCACCTCCGCGATGTCACAAGAATCAGAAACCGCAAAAACGCTCTCCCAACTCCTCGCTGACAAGTCGGCCCAAAACGCCAAACTCGGTTCGGCAGATCGAGTCGCAGCATTCCAAAAAGGAATCGACTTGGTGCGTGCTACCGGCATTGAGAAGTCAGCCAAGCAAGTGGGCGACACGGCCGTTGATAACCAACTGAAGGATTGGAAAGGCAATACCATCACCCTGAGTGAACTCTGGAAGGAAGGGCCTGTTGTCTTAATGTGGTATCGCGGCGGCTGGTGTCCCTATTGCAGCATCCAGCTTCGGAAGATGCAGCAGAACCTCGACAAAATCGAGAATACAGGTGCAAGGCTTGTCGTGTTGACGCCTGAACTACCCGAGAGAGCAAAAGAGACGGCCGAGGCAAATGACCTGAGCATCGTCGCACTGCACGATGCAAACCTCGAATTGGCCAAGAAGTATGGAATTGTTTTCGAATTGCCGGCGCCAATCGCTCCGATGTATCGCGCTAGTGGCAGGCTAAAAGAATTCAACGGTAACGATCAACTCGAGTTGCCGCTCTCTGCGACCTACGTGGTCGATCAATCCGGAAAAATTGTCTACGCATTTCTGGACGCAGATTACAAAATTCGAGCGGAACCATCGAATGTAATCACTGCTGTCCAGGCAATCACCACTCGGTAG
- a CDS encoding lamin tail domain-containing protein, which produces MTDSWFSSEKRRKTLQASKFRRLLRVELFEQRMMLHGDALVGLNTMTDMDELSMSADLFAGSTSTSSAALSAEGEAIAEGESAWTHAIVADDAAAFFDDSFVHEVSITFENTDWYDVLFESHANDTADPYFAADVTIDGVTMENVGVRFKGNSSFTGTGIKKSLKIDFDEFDETNDSLTYLGLKKLNLNNNYNDPAMLREKLLYDFASNFVEGASRAVHTNVTINGELYGLYTAVEQVDKTYVQTRFGSDEDGNLFKGATADEENGDPNADFGSDLTYLGDDPVAYETNYQLKTNETVNDYSDLVEFIDVLNNTSAADLPAAIEPLLDVDDSLASLAINNLFANLDSYNGSAHNYYLYDRDDTGQFTHILWDANESFGRFSLFTTPGEDLQELDPFWLPVATTGGPGGGGPGGGGPGGGGPGGTVTEESRPLMENLWAVDEYSKDYLRDLAEMLRNGFDITSATARISELANVIRVDVTADPNKQYTTAQFEQNLTSDITSGMGTIYGLTSFIETRALYLDAELDTYASASDLRLNELMTVNVATVQDQSGDFDPWVEVYNFGPGLVDVSGLYLTDDVADLTKWSIPSENLDDGEFLTLWIDGETSEGTNHASFALSATGGTLQLTDGVTVIDTVTYAAMAGDTSLARVPDGDGDFETTDQPTFGVENLASVVVVDPVTPVVLYINEFMADNDSVVEDPDEAGAFEDWVEIYNPGTEAIDLSGMSMTDDLADPTQWQFASGTIIAAGGYLIVWADGDTDQGDNHATFKLSTGGEEIGLYHTDGTTLIDSVVFGAQVTDISSGRFPDGSDTFVSMTTPTPGATNVTTITNVAPTADAGGPYSGLIDGTIALTAAESTDSDGSIVSYAWDLNNDGQYDDATGVTASFTSTTTGVFTVGVQVTDDDGATGASSATVTVTSVAVTPVVLYINEFMADNDTTIEDSDGVGEFDDWIELYNPGTEVIDLGGMYLTDDLADPTQWQFTSGTIIAAGGYLIVWADGDTDQGDNHATFKLSTGGEAIGLYNTDGTTLIDSVVFDAQVTDISSGRFPDGSDTFVSMTTPTPGATNVTTIMNLAPTADAGGPYSGLVDGTITLTATGSTDSDGTIASFAWDLDNDGQYDDATGVTASFTSTTAGTFTVGVQVTDDDGATGASSATVTVTSVAVTPVVLYINEFMADNDTTIEDPDGAGEFDDWIELYNPGTEIIDLGGMYLTDDLADPTQWQFTSGTIIAAGGYLIVWADGDTDQGDNHATFKLSTGGEAIGLYNTDGTTLIDSVVFDAQVTDISSGRFPDGSDTFVSMTTPTPAATNVTSITNLAPTADAGGPYSGLVDGTITLTATGSTDSDGTIASFAWDLDNDDQYDDATGVTASFTSTTAGTFTVGVQVTDDDGATGVSAATIIVSTSPATSGLVVFQSAGSTSVNEYGTSDLVTVSLASQPTANVTVAVSSSDTGEVSLSTSSLTFTPGNWDVAQTFTVTGVSDGNVDGDQSVKVTLTVSSQDADYAAIANSDILVTNQDTDTTPEIPARIYTPNVVVRPHVITASSVRTAILFVAHASGTITITPIGTASVSETIRLVDGDVQQISEYVDGIAQATVNAGGTYAIIFEAQTSDRIYSVRSTAGTDAFRLTATTNFLLPTDTNGDSQTTPLDALLVINQLNQDSVAEGEFVANASLLDVNGDGWISPMDALLVINELNRRQDAESESMAEGESVSEDAIAASLHSDLSSSPVDGTIESETIILNEPEAEMLVAKFGSTTPDSGHNFMGNLVDDAVNDLFGDDADRNAKDTFSDLQLLADDVFDLSWV; this is translated from the coding sequence GTGACAGATAGCTGGTTTTCCTCCGAAAAACGACGTAAAACCCTCCAAGCGAGTAAATTCCGCCGTCTTCTGCGTGTGGAGTTGTTCGAGCAGCGGATGATGTTGCACGGGGATGCACTGGTCGGTCTCAACACGATGACCGACATGGATGAATTGTCCATGTCAGCAGACTTGTTCGCTGGTTCGACGAGCACATCTTCCGCAGCATTGAGTGCCGAAGGCGAAGCGATCGCCGAGGGCGAATCCGCTTGGACGCACGCCATAGTCGCCGATGACGCGGCGGCGTTCTTCGACGACAGCTTCGTTCATGAAGTTTCGATCACTTTTGAGAACACCGATTGGTATGACGTTCTGTTCGAGTCGCACGCCAACGACACTGCCGATCCGTACTTCGCCGCCGACGTGACTATCGATGGCGTCACGATGGAAAACGTAGGCGTTCGCTTCAAAGGTAATTCGTCATTCACCGGTACCGGTATCAAAAAGTCGCTAAAAATTGACTTCGACGAGTTTGATGAAACCAACGATAGCCTGACGTATCTCGGTTTGAAAAAACTCAACCTGAACAACAACTACAACGACCCGGCAATGCTGCGGGAAAAGTTGCTCTATGACTTTGCGTCGAACTTCGTCGAAGGTGCCAGCCGAGCAGTCCATACCAACGTCACGATCAATGGTGAATTGTATGGCCTCTATACCGCCGTCGAGCAGGTTGACAAAACCTATGTGCAAACGCGGTTTGGCAGTGACGAAGATGGCAATCTCTTCAAAGGCGCAACAGCGGATGAAGAAAATGGAGATCCCAATGCCGATTTTGGATCGGACTTGACATACTTGGGTGATGATCCAGTCGCCTACGAAACCAATTATCAACTCAAAACCAACGAGACGGTGAATGACTATTCCGACTTAGTTGAGTTCATCGACGTCCTCAATAACACGTCCGCCGCAGACTTGCCTGCGGCGATCGAACCGTTGTTGGATGTCGATGATTCGTTGGCATCGCTTGCGATTAACAATCTGTTTGCGAACCTCGATTCGTACAACGGATCGGCTCACAATTACTATTTGTATGACCGTGATGACACCGGGCAATTCACGCACATCCTGTGGGACGCGAATGAATCCTTCGGACGGTTTAGCCTATTCACCACGCCGGGCGAAGACCTGCAGGAACTCGATCCGTTCTGGCTGCCAGTTGCGACGACTGGTGGACCCGGCGGTGGTGGACCCGGCGGTGGTGGACCAGGCGGTGGTGGACCGGGCGGCACTGTAACTGAGGAGTCACGCCCCTTAATGGAAAACCTGTGGGCAGTCGACGAGTATAGCAAGGACTACCTGCGCGACTTGGCGGAAATGCTTCGCAATGGATTCGATATCACTTCGGCGACCGCTCGAATCAGCGAATTGGCCAATGTGATTCGCGTCGACGTGACGGCGGATCCCAACAAGCAGTACACAACGGCACAGTTTGAACAAAACCTGACTAGCGACATCACAAGTGGAATGGGAACGATCTACGGCTTGACTTCGTTCATTGAAACTCGTGCACTGTACCTCGACGCCGAGTTGGACACGTATGCTTCGGCGTCCGATCTGCGCCTCAACGAATTGATGACGGTCAACGTAGCGACGGTCCAAGACCAATCGGGCGATTTTGATCCGTGGGTCGAAGTCTACAACTTCGGTCCCGGTTTGGTAGATGTTTCGGGGTTGTACCTCACCGACGATGTTGCTGATCTGACGAAGTGGTCGATTCCATCGGAAAACCTCGATGACGGCGAGTTTCTAACGCTGTGGATCGACGGCGAAACCAGCGAAGGCACCAACCATGCAAGTTTCGCGCTCAGTGCAACTGGCGGCACGCTTCAATTGACCGACGGTGTCACAGTGATCGACACCGTTACCTACGCTGCGATGGCTGGTGATACTTCGTTGGCCCGTGTTCCCGATGGCGATGGCGACTTTGAGACGACCGACCAACCCACGTTTGGCGTTGAGAATCTGGCCAGCGTTGTCGTTGTCGATCCGGTCACACCCGTAGTGCTGTACATCAATGAATTCATGGCCGACAACGATTCCGTAGTAGAAGACCCCGACGAAGCGGGTGCGTTTGAGGACTGGGTTGAAATCTACAATCCCGGCACTGAAGCGATCGACTTGAGTGGAATGTCGATGACCGACGATTTGGCTGACCCGACTCAGTGGCAGTTCGCTTCCGGAACGATCATTGCCGCCGGCGGCTACTTGATTGTGTGGGCCGATGGCGACACCGATCAAGGGGACAACCATGCAACTTTCAAACTGTCCACCGGCGGAGAAGAAATCGGGTTGTACCACACCGACGGCACCACCCTGATCGACTCGGTCGTATTCGGTGCCCAAGTGACCGATATTTCGTCGGGACGTTTCCCCGACGGCAGCGACACGTTCGTTTCGATGACGACGCCGACCCCAGGTGCAACCAACGTCACGACCATTACGAACGTCGCGCCAACCGCCGACGCAGGTGGACCTTACAGCGGGCTGATCGATGGTACGATTGCGCTAACCGCAGCCGAATCAACTGACAGCGACGGTTCGATCGTCTCGTACGCTTGGGACCTGAACAATGACGGCCAATACGACGACGCCACCGGGGTGACCGCTTCGTTCACCTCAACCACCACGGGGGTATTCACCGTCGGCGTGCAAGTCACCGACGATGATGGAGCCACGGGCGCCAGCAGTGCAACTGTGACCGTTACATCCGTTGCCGTCACACCCGTGGTGCTGTACATCAATGAGTTCATGGCCGACAATGACACCACGATCGAAGATTCCGATGGGGTGGGGGAGTTTGACGACTGGATTGAACTTTACAACCCTGGCACAGAAGTCATCGACCTGGGCGGCATGTACCTGACCGACGATTTGGCCGACCCGACTCAGTGGCAGTTCACTTCCGGAACCATAATTGCCGCAGGCGGCTACTTGATCGTGTGGGCTGATGGCGACACCGACCAAGGTGACAATCATGCGACCTTCAAACTATCCACTGGCGGTGAAGCCATTGGTCTGTACAACACCGACGGCACCACCCTGATCGACTCGGTCGTATTCGACGCCCAAGTGACCGACATTTCGTCTGGACGTTTCCCCGACGGCAGCGACACGTTCGTTTCGATGACGACGCCAACGCCAGGTGCAACCAACGTCACGACCATCATGAACCTCGCGCCAACCGCGGACGCAGGTGGTCCCTACAGCGGACTGGTCGATGGCACGATCACGCTAACCGCAACCGGATCAACAGACAGCGATGGTACGATCGCCTCGTTCGCTTGGGACCTGGATAACGATGGTCAGTACGACGACGCCACTGGGGTAACGGCTTCGTTCACGTCAACCACAGCGGGGACTTTCACCGTCGGCGTGCAAGTCACCGACGATGACGGAGCCACGGGCGCCAGCAGTGCAACTGTGACCGTTACATCCGTTGCCGTCACCCCCGTGGTGCTGTACATCAATGAGTTCATGGCCGACAATGACACCACGATCGAAGATCCCGATGGGGCGGGGGAGTTTGACGACTGGATTGAACTTTACAACCCTGGCACAGAAATCATCGACCTGGGCGGCATGTACCTGACCGACGATTTGGCCGACCCGACTCAGTGGCAGTTCACTTCCGGAACCATAATTGCCGCAGGCGGCTACTTGATCGTGTGGGCCGATGGCGACACCGACCAAGGTGACAATCATGCGACCTTCAAACTATCCACTGGCGGTGAAGCCATTGGTCTGTACAACACCGACGGCACCACCCTGATCGACTCGGTCGTTTTCGACGCCCAAGTGACCGACATTTCGTCTGGACGTTTCCCCGACGGCAGCGACACGTTCGTTTCGATGACGACGCCAACGCCAGCTGCAACCAACGTCACGTCCATCACGAACCTCGCGCCAACCGCGGACGCAGGTGGCCCCTACAGCGGACTGGTCGATGGCACGATCACCCTAACCGCAACCGGATCAACGGACAGCGATGGTACGATCGCCTCGTTCGCTTGGGACCTGGATAACGATGATCAGTACGACGACGCCACTGGGGTAACGGCTTCGTTCACGTCAACCACAGCGGGGACTTTCACCGTTGGCGTGCAAGTCACCGACGACGACGGAGCGACCGGTGTTAGCGCAGCAACGATCATCGTCTCGACGTCACCGGCCACATCGGGTTTGGTCGTGTTTCAATCTGCTGGATCGACCTCGGTCAATGAGTACGGAACCAGCGATCTCGTCACGGTGTCTTTGGCCAGTCAACCGACAGCGAACGTCACCGTTGCTGTCTCCAGCAGCGACACCGGCGAGGTTTCCTTGAGTACAAGCTCGCTGACGTTTACTCCAGGCAACTGGGACGTTGCTCAAACGTTCACCGTCACAGGCGTGTCCGATGGAAATGTCGACGGTGATCAATCAGTTAAGGTGACGCTCACGGTATCGAGTCAAGACGCCGATTATGCAGCGATTGCGAATTCGGATATCCTCGTTACCAACCAGGACACAGACACCACGCCTGAGATTCCAGCTCGGATTTACACACCCAATGTTGTGGTTCGTCCTCACGTGATTACGGCCAGTAGTGTGCGAACCGCGATTCTGTTTGTTGCACACGCCAGCGGTACGATAACGATCACGCCCATTGGCACTGCGTCAGTGAGTGAAACCATCCGCTTGGTGGATGGTGATGTCCAACAAATCAGCGAATACGTAGACGGTATCGCCCAAGCCACGGTGAATGCTGGAGGTACGTACGCGATCATATTTGAAGCGCAAACCAGCGACCGGATTTACTCCGTTCGCTCGACTGCGGGAACCGACGCTTTCAGGCTGACAGCGACGACGAATTTCTTGCTCCCCACGGACACCAACGGGGACAGCCAAACCACACCACTCGATGCATTGCTTGTCATTAATCAACTCAACCAAGATTCGGTTGCAGAAGGCGAATTTGTAGCGAACGCATCACTATTGGATGTCAACGGAGACGGATGGATCTCCCCTATGGATGCGTTGCTCGTTATCAATGAATTGAATCGTCGCCAGGACGCCGAATCCGAAAGTATGGCCGAAGGAGAATCAGTGAGCGAAGACGCAATTGCTGCGTCCTTGCATTCGGACTTGTCGTCAAGTCCTGTCGATGGAACCATTGAATCAGAAACCATAATTTTGAATGAACCAGAGGCAGAGATGCTCGTTGCCAAGTTTGGCTCCACCACTCCCGACTCGGGTCACAATTTCATGGGAAATTTAGTGGACGATGCTGTCAACGACCTGTTTGGCGACGACGCAGATCGTAACGCAAAGGACACATTTTCCGACCTGCAACTTTTGGCTGACGATGTTTTCGATCTGAGTTGGGTGTGA